One window of the Athene noctua chromosome 5, bAthNoc1.hap1.1, whole genome shotgun sequence genome contains the following:
- the CDC20 gene encoding cell division cycle protein 20 homolog has product MAQFVFEADLHGLLKLDTPIPNAPPARWQRKAKESGAPGPSPAAGLSPMKPMNRSHSFSKTPSRTPGKSGSKIQSTPTKAGGDRYIPNRSAMQMEMANFLLTKENDPAEESPTKKEQQKAWAVNLNGFDIEEAKILRLTGKPQNAPEGYQNNLKVLYSQKGTPGSSKKNGRYIPSMPDRILDAPEIRNDYYLNLIDWSSQNFLAVALDNSVYLWNHASGEIIQLLQMEHPDDYVSSVSWIKEGNYLAVGTSNAEVQLWDIQHQKRLRNMTSHSSRVGSLSWNSYILSSGARTGHIHHHDVRVAEHHVATLAGHTQEVCGLKWSLDGRYLASGGNDNLVNIWPCTQGDSGHFAPLHTFTQHQGAVKAVSWCPWQSNVLATGGGTSDRHIRIWNVCSGSCLSIVDAHSQVCSILWSTNYKEFISGHGFAQNQLVIWKYPTMAKVTELKGHTARVLNLTMSPDGATVASAAADETLRLWRCFELDPIKKKEKEKANSAKSSIIHQGIR; this is encoded by the exons ATGGCGCAGTTCGTGTTCGAGGCGGACCTGCACGGGCTGCTGAAGCTGGACACGCCGATCCCCAACGCGCCGCCCGCGCGGTGGCAGCGCAAGGCCAAGGAAAGCGGCgcccccgggcccagccccgccgccggcctgTCGCCCATGAAGCCCATGAATCGCTCCCACAGCTTCAGCAAGACGCCGTCCAGGACACCCG GTAAATCTGGATCCAAAATCCAGAGCACCCCAACAAAGGCTGGGGGCGATCGCTACATACCCAACCGTAGCGCTATGCAGATGGAAATGGCCAACTTCCTCCTAACCAAAGAGAATGACCCTGCTGAGGAGTCCCCCACAAAGAAG GAGCAACAGAAAGCCTGGGCAGTGAATCTGAACGGCTTTGACATAGAAGAGGCAAAGATCCTTCGCCTCACTGGAAAGCCACAGAATGCTCCGGAAG GCTATCAGAATAACCTGAAAGTGCTCTACAGTCAGAAAGGGACACCTGGATCCAGCAAGAAGAATGGCAGATACATTCCCTCAATGCCAGACCGGATCCTGGATGCACCAGAGATCCGCAATGACTATT ATCTGAATCTCATTGACTGGAGCTCTCAGAACTTCCTGGCAGTGGCTCTGGACAACTCTGTCTATCTGTGGAATCACGCCTCTGGGGAGATCATCCAGCTGCTGCAGATGGAGCATCCAGATGACTATGTTTCCTCTGTGTCATGGATTAAAGAAGGAAACTACCTTGCTGTTGGCACAAGTAATGCTGAGGTCCAG CTATGGGACATACAGCACCAGAAACGCCTCCGAAATATGACCAGCCATTCTTCTCGTGTGGGGTCCCTCAGCTGGAACAGCTACATCCTCTCCAG CGGGGCACGGACTGGCCACATCCACCACCATGATGTCCGAGTGGCTGAGCATCATGTGGCCACGCTTGCTGGCCACACGCAGGAGGTGTGTGGACTCAAGTGGTCTCTAGATGGCCGCTACCTTGCCAGTGGTGGCAATGACAACCTGGTGAACATCTGGCCGTGCACCCAGGGGGACAGTGGACACTTTGCTCCTCTACACACCTTCACTcagcaccagggtgctgtcaaG GCTGTGTCGTGGTGTCCCTGGCAGTCAAATGTTTTAGCCACCGGAGGTGGGACTAGTGACAGACACATCCGCATCTGGAATGTGTGTTCTGGCAGCTGCCTCAGTATTGTTGATGCCCATTCCCAG GTCTGTTCTATCTTGTGGTCAACAAACTACAAGGAGTTCATTTCGGGCCATGGCTTTGCACAAAATCAGCTGGTTATATGGAAGTATCCAACAATGGCCAAGGTCACTGAGCTGAAAG gtcacactgccaggGTCTTGAACCTGACTATGAGCCCTGATGGTGCAACAGTGGCCTCAGCAGCTGCTGATGAAACACTGCGGCTCTGGCGCTGTTTTGAGTTGGACCCCAtaaagaagaaggagaaagagaaggcaaACAGTGCCAAAAGCAGCATTATTCACCAGGGCATCCGATAA